Part of the Thermodesulforhabdaceae bacterium genome is shown below.
CCGACCTCATCCTCTTGCGGTTCGGCTAGCGGCCTGACACCGAGCCGCCGACAGAGCGCGTTCAGAAATGCCATCGCCGTCGGATGATCAAGCACCCGCGCATCGTAGCAGAGGCTCAGGTGTGCCACTGCCCCGACTGCAATCGTCGTATCACCGAGGGCCACCGGCTTAAGCTGCGCTTCGCTCAGCGTCAATGCTGCTACCGTTCCCGGCAAGGGCGGCTTGATCTGCCACCAATCAGCAGTAACGGCAATCGCACAGGTTGCCATCCCCAGATCGTGACCCGTTCCGGTCAAGGCGCGGGCAATGCCACGTTCGTT
Proteins encoded:
- a CDS encoding 2-oxo acid dehydrogenase subunit E2: NERGIARALTGTGHDLGMATCAIAVTADWWQIKPPLPGTVAALTLSEAQLKPVALGDTTIAVGAVAHLSLCYDARVLDHPTAMAFLNALCRRLGVRPLAEPQEDEVGLVSSGIA